A single window of Xiphophorus hellerii strain 12219 chromosome 12, Xiphophorus_hellerii-4.1, whole genome shotgun sequence DNA harbors:
- the spinb gene encoding spindlin b isoform X2 gives MKTPFKSPAAPRPRADGGHSGVSANMMKKKNPHKKQRTSVGPSKTLVPPRRNIVGCRIQHIWKEGSKSSQWKGTVLDQVPVNPSLYLIKYDGFDCVYGLELYADERVVGLEVLPDRVAQARVSDSLLAETMIGKAVEHMFETEDGPKEEWRGMVLARAPIMTTWFYITYEKDPVLYMYQLLDDYKEGDLRIMPDSNENVAAEREPGEVVDSLVGKQVEYAKEDGGKRSGMVIHQVEAKPSVYFIKFDDDFHIYVYDLVKTS, from the exons ATGAAGACTCCGTTTAAGAGCCCAGCGGCGCCGCGGCCCCGAGCGGACGGGG gacATTCCGGCGTCTCTGCAAAcatgatgaagaagaagaatccaCACAA GAAGCAGAGGACCAGCGTTGGACCCAGTAAGACTCTGGTTCCGCCCAGGAGGAACATCGTGGGCTGCCGGATCCAGCACATCTGGAAGGAGGGCA GTAAATCGTCCCAGTGGAAGGGGACGGTTCTGGACCAGGTTCCGGTCAACCCGTCTCTCTACCTGATCAAGTACGACGGCTTCGACTGCGTCTACGGCCTGGAGCTGTATGCCGACGAGCGCGTGGTCGGCCTGGAGGTTCTGCCCGACAGAGTGG cTCAGGCCCGGGTGAGTGACTCGCTGCTGGCGGAGACGATGATCGGGAAGGCAGTGGAGCACATGTTTGAGACGGAGGACGGGCCGAAGGAGGAGTGGAGGGGGATGGTTCTGGCCCGAGCCCCAATCATGACCACCTGGTTCTACATCACCTACGAGAAGGACCCGGTTCTGTACATGTACCAGCTGCTGGACGACTACAAGGAAGGCGACCTGCGCATCATGCCCGACTCCA ACGAGAACGTGGCGGCGGAGCGGGAGCCGGGCGAGGTGGTGGACAGCCTGGTGGGGAAGCAGGTGGAGTACGCCAAGGAGGACGGCGGGAAGAGGTCGGGGATGGTCATCCACCAGGTGGAGGCCAAGCCCTCCGTCTACTTCATCAAGTTCGACGACGACTTCCACATCTACGTCTACGACCTGGTCAAGACCTCCTAA
- the spinb gene encoding spindlin b isoform X1 yields the protein MKTPFKSPAAPRPRADGGHSGVSANMMKKKNPHKFVQKKQRTSVGPSKTLVPPRRNIVGCRIQHIWKEGSKSSQWKGTVLDQVPVNPSLYLIKYDGFDCVYGLELYADERVVGLEVLPDRVAQARVSDSLLAETMIGKAVEHMFETEDGPKEEWRGMVLARAPIMTTWFYITYEKDPVLYMYQLLDDYKEGDLRIMPDSNENVAAEREPGEVVDSLVGKQVEYAKEDGGKRSGMVIHQVEAKPSVYFIKFDDDFHIYVYDLVKTS from the exons ATGAAGACTCCGTTTAAGAGCCCAGCGGCGCCGCGGCCCCGAGCGGACGGGG gacATTCCGGCGTCTCTGCAAAcatgatgaagaagaagaatccaCACAAGTTCGTCCAGAA GAAGCAGAGGACCAGCGTTGGACCCAGTAAGACTCTGGTTCCGCCCAGGAGGAACATCGTGGGCTGCCGGATCCAGCACATCTGGAAGGAGGGCA GTAAATCGTCCCAGTGGAAGGGGACGGTTCTGGACCAGGTTCCGGTCAACCCGTCTCTCTACCTGATCAAGTACGACGGCTTCGACTGCGTCTACGGCCTGGAGCTGTATGCCGACGAGCGCGTGGTCGGCCTGGAGGTTCTGCCCGACAGAGTGG cTCAGGCCCGGGTGAGTGACTCGCTGCTGGCGGAGACGATGATCGGGAAGGCAGTGGAGCACATGTTTGAGACGGAGGACGGGCCGAAGGAGGAGTGGAGGGGGATGGTTCTGGCCCGAGCCCCAATCATGACCACCTGGTTCTACATCACCTACGAGAAGGACCCGGTTCTGTACATGTACCAGCTGCTGGACGACTACAAGGAAGGCGACCTGCGCATCATGCCCGACTCCA ACGAGAACGTGGCGGCGGAGCGGGAGCCGGGCGAGGTGGTGGACAGCCTGGTGGGGAAGCAGGTGGAGTACGCCAAGGAGGACGGCGGGAAGAGGTCGGGGATGGTCATCCACCAGGTGGAGGCCAAGCCCTCCGTCTACTTCATCAAGTTCGACGACGACTTCCACATCTACGTCTACGACCTGGTCAAGACCTCCTAA
- the mfsd14bb gene encoding hippocampus abundant transcript-like protein 1: protein MLVRSSLKRTRARVTHAVVVIFLEFFAWGLLTTPMLKVLHETFPQHTFLMNGLVHGVKGFLSFLSAPLIGALSDTWGRKSFLLITVFFTCAPIPFMRISPWWYFALIAVSGTFAVTFSVIFAYVADVTEEHERSTAYGLVSATFAASLVTSPAIGAYLSSRYGDSLVVLVATVIAVADIAFVFFVVPESLPDKMRLSSWGFPISWEQADPFASLRRVGKDSTVLLICVTVFLSYLPEAGQYSSFFLYLKQVIHFSSEAIAAFIAMVGILSIVAQTVLLSVLMRTIGKKNTVLLGLGFQLLQLGWYAFGSEPWMMWAAGTVAALSSITFPAVSALVSHNASADQQGVVQGMITGIRGLCNGLGPALYGFIFFLFNVELSDVPAAAGTLDTQRATIPGPPFLFGACTVVLAVFVAVFIPENLRPAAGPAAAAAAKPAHTQNGGAALATPTSDTEDIEPLLQDSSM, encoded by the exons ATGTTGGTCCGGAGCTCG CTGAAGCGGACCCGGGCCAGAGTGACCCATGCGGTGGTGGTGATCTTCCTGGAGTTCTTCGCCTGGGGCCTGCTGACCACGCCCATGCTGAAG gttctCCATGAAACGTTCCCTCAGCACACCTTCCTGATGAACGGCCTGGTGCACGGCGTCAag GGCTTCCTGTCCTTCCTGTCGGCTCCTCTGATTGGTGCTCTGTCGGACACCTGGGGCAGGAAGTCCTTCCTCCTCATCACAGTCTTCTTCACCTGCGCCCCGATCCCCTTCATGAGGATCAGCCCCTG GTGGTACTTTGCTCTGATCGCCGTGTCGGGGACGTTCGCCGTGACGTTCTCTGTGATCTTCGCCTACGTCGCTGATGTCACCGAGGAGCACGAGAGGAGCACCGCCTACGGCCTG GTGTCGGCCACCTTCGCCGCCAGCCTGGTGACGAGCCCGGCCATCGGCGCCTACCTGTCCAGTCGCTATGGGGACAGCCTGGTGGTGCTGGTCGCCACGGTGATCGCAGTGGCGGACATCGCCTTCGTGTTCTTCGTGGTTCCCGAGTCGCTGCCGGACAAGATGAGGCTGTCGTCGTGGGGGTTCCCCATCTCCTGGGAGCAGGCCGACCCGTTCGCT TCGCTGCGGCGCGTCGGGAAGGATTCCACGGTTCTGCTGATCTGTGTCACCGTCTTCCTGTCCTACCTGCCTGAAGCCGGACAGTACTCAAGCTTCTTCCTCTACCTGAAGCAG GTGATCCATTTCTCCTCTGAAGCCATCGCTGCCTTCATCGCCATGGTGGGAATCCTCTCCATCGTTGCTCAG ACCGTCCTGCTCAGCGTTCTGATGCGAACCATCGGGAAAAAGAACACGGTTCTGTTGGGTCTGggcttccagctgctgcagctgggcTGGTACGCCTTTGGGTCCGAGCCGTG GATGATGTGGGCAGCAGGAACCGTCGCTGCCTTGTCCTCCATCACTTTCCCAGCAGTCTCTGCTCTCGTGTCGCACAACGCCTCCGCCGACCAGCAGG gcgtggtCCAGGGGATGATCACGGGGATCCGGGGTCTCTGTAACGGTTTGGGTCCCGCTCTCTACGGATTCATCTTCTTCCTGTTCAACGTGGAGCTGAGTGACGTTCCGGCAGCCGCAGGAACGCTGGACACACAG CGCGCCACCATCCCGGGCCCTCCCTTCCTGTTCGGGGCGTGCACCGTGGTCCTCGCCGTGTTCGTCGCCGTTTTCATCCCGGAGAACCTCCGCCCCGCTGCCGGTccggccgccgccgccgccgctaaACCCGCACACACTCAGAACGGCGGCGCGGCgctggccacgcccaccagCGACACCGAGGACATCGAGCCGCTCCTGCAGGACAGCAGCATGTGA